From a single Hypomesus transpacificus isolate Combined female chromosome 14, fHypTra1, whole genome shotgun sequence genomic region:
- the LOC124477052 gene encoding prolactin-like — MTPVWFAILAIVCSEVPLRAGSAPVCAQNGAVCHSLPLADLLDRVIQQSARVQGISNDLHSEFEQHFPPSRNQIRRQKCHTYKILTPDGKENAQRLAREELTEVILRLLGAWGVPLTQLHHRMAQQEQKNDFNPLSSNKAQEMSDMVEELRNGVERVAEKMRLLGVIGNTLRDLSSPDALVSSSSSFSKRSEFNVMDHQDLLYCFRRDSNKVQSYLRILKCTILTEQNC, encoded by the exons ATGACACCAG TGTGGTTCGCAATCCTTGCAATTGTGTGTTCGGAGGTGCCACTTAGGGCTGGCAGTGCCCCCGTCTGTGCCCAAAATGGAGCAGTGTGCCATTCCCTGCCACTGGCAGACCTCCTTGACAGGGTCATCCAGCAGTCAGCCAGGGTTCAGGGGATTTCCAACGATCTGCACTCTGAGTTT GAACaacatttccctccctccaggaaTCAGATAAGGAGACAAAAGTGTCACACATACAAAATACTAACCCCAGACGGCAAAGAGAATGCACAGCGACTAGCA AGAGAGGAGCTGACAGAGGTGATTCTGAGGCTGCTGGGAGCCTGGGGAGTCCCCCTGACCCAGCTTCACCATAGGATGGCACAGCAGGagcagaag aatgaCTTCAACCCCCTCAGCAGCAACAAGGCTCAGGAAATGAGTGACatggtggaggagctgaggaaTGGAGTGGAGAGGGTGGCAGAGAAG ATGAGGTTGTTGGGGGTTATCGGCAACACTCTGCGTGACCTATCCTCCCCTGATGCCCTggtctcatcctcttcctcgttCTCTAAGAGGAGTGAGTTCAACGTCATGGACCATCAAGACTTGCTCTACTGCTTCCGTAGAGACTCTAACAAGGTCCAGAGCTACCTTCGCATCCTCAAGTGTACCATCCTCACGGAACAAAACTGCTGA
- the szl gene encoding LOW QUALITY PROTEIN: sizzled (The sequence of the model RefSeq protein was modified relative to this genomic sequence to represent the inferred CDS: deleted 2 bases in 1 codon), with protein sequence MVSLVLVSSTLSAHREELTEVILRLLGAWGDPLTQLHHRMAQQEQKKDFNPLSSNRALEMSDMVEELRNGVERVAEKMQLLGVISNTLRDLSSLDALVSSSSSFSKRSEFNVMDHQDLLYCFRRDSNKVQSYLRIYLCKADFYLMCQDVGYSVMRLPNFLGHSSLEAEVVPRSEDWKPLLQTGCHPQAQAFLCSLIAPVCLDTFIQPCRSLCVSVRDSCAPVLACQGQTWPEALDCDRFPMQEDTCLSPHPKQNRHLAKVLPKPACQSCPSVEESPLLRTVLDALCRDEFVVTAKLSRRRHHTGKPEFEVDGRVDFFRQGPLLPYDTQHLLQQWLLINLRCSHTLVRPGRSQLYLLTGSVLLDRTLALNHLFPWHKKDANLAVGTRKWKHHRC encoded by the exons atgg TGTCTCTTGTTCTTGTCTCCTCCACCTTGTCCGCCCACAGAGAGGAGCTGACAGAGGTGATTCTGAGGCTGCTAGGAGCCTGGGGAGACCCCCTGACCCAGCTTCACCATAGGATGGCACAGCAGGagcagaag aaggacttCAACCCCCTCAGCAGCAACAGGGCTCTGGAAATGAGTGACatggtggaggagctgaggaaTGGAGTGGAGAGGGTGGCAGAGAAG ATGCAGTTGTTGGGGGTTATC AGTAACACTCTGCGTGACCTATCCTCCCTTGATGCCCTggtctcatcctcttcctccttctctaagAGGAGTGAGTTCAACGTCATGGACCATCAAGACTTGCTCTACTGCTTCCGTAGAGACTCTAACAAGGTCCAGAGCTACCTTCGCATCTACCTTTGT AAAGCAGATTTCTATTTGATGTGCCAGGATGTCGGTTACTCTGTGATGCGTCTGCCCAACTTCCTGGGCCACAGCAGCCTGGAGGCTGAGGTGGTGCCGCGGTCGGAGGACTGGAAGCCCCTGCTCCAGACGGGGTGCcacccccaggcccaggccttcCTCTGCTCCCTCATTGCCCCCGTCTGCCTTGACAC GTTCATCCAGCCCTgtaggagtctgtgtgtgtctgtgagggacAGCTGTGCTCCGGTGTTGGCCTGTCAGGGTCAGACCTGGCCAGAGGCCCTGGACTGTGACCGCTTCCCCATGCAGGAGGACACGTGTCTGTCACCGCACCCCAAACAGAACCGCCACCTGGCTAAAG TACTTCCCAAGCCTGCATGCCAGTCCTGCCCTTCTGTAGAGGAGAGCCCCTTGCTGAGAACTGTGCTGGATGCACTGTGCCGGGATGAATTTG ttGTAACAGCAAAACTGTCCCGCCGACGCCATCACACGGGGAAGCCTGAGTTTGAGGTGGATGGCAGGGTGGACTTCTTTCGCCAgggccctctcctcccttaTGACACCCAGCATCTCCTTCAGCAGTGGCTCCTCATCAACCTGCGCTGCTCCCACACTCTGGTGCGGCCCGGGCGCTCCCAGCTTTACCTGTTGACTGGCAGCGTGCTGCTCGACCGCACCCTGGCCCTCAACCACCTGTTCCCCTGGCACAAAAAGGACGCTAACCTGGCTGTAGGAACACGCAAGTGGAAACACCATAGGTGCTGA